The Phoenix dactylifera cultivar Barhee BC4 unplaced genomic scaffold, palm_55x_up_171113_PBpolish2nd_filt_p 000626F, whole genome shotgun sequence genome includes a region encoding these proteins:
- the LOC103718579 gene encoding syntaxin-61-like isoform X1 — translation MMTSAQDPFYIVKDEIQESQIDKLHDSFRQWEETPYNSGEHLHLTKQLLANCESIKWQVDELDKAIAVAASDPAWYGLDEVELDKRRRWTNIARIQVGTVRKALEDGRKKSNSINLGSGGMHRELMRLPNVGFSQAGRSNNYAAEDNDDFISAESDRQMLLIKQQDEELDDLSVSVQRIGDVGLTINEELIGQERILDDMSVDMETTSNRLGFVQKKVAMVMKKAGAKGQIMMILFLIVLFIVLFVLVFFT, via the exons ATGATGACTTCTGCTCAAGATCCATTTTATATTGTTAAAGATGAAATTCAGGAATCT CAGATTGATAAGCTGCACGATAGTTTCCGCCAATGGGAAGAGACCCCTTATAACAGTGGAGAGCATCTTCATCTAACTAAACAGCTACTTGCCAACTGCGAAAGCATTAAATGGCAG GTAGATGAACTGGATAAGGCAATTGCAGTTGCTGCAAGTGATCCAGCTTGGTATGGCCTCGATGAAGTTGAGCTTGACAAAAGGAGGAGATGGACAAATATTGCTCGTATTCAG GTGGGTACTGTGAGAAAAGCTCTAGAAGATGGAAGGAAGAAAAGCAACTCAATCAACTTGGGTTCCGGTGGGATGCATAGGGAGCTTATGAGGCTTCCAAATGTTGGTTTTTCTCAAGCAGGAAGATCAAACAACTATGCTGCTGAAGACAATGAtgattttatatctgcagaatCAGATCGACAGATGCTCCTTATTAA GCAACAAGATGAGGAGCTAGATGATCTAAGTGTAAGTGTTCAGAGAATTGGAGATGTAGGGCTTACTATAAATGAAGAGCTTATTGGACAG GAGAGGATTTTGGATGATATGAGTGTGGACATGGAAACTACTTCAAATCGGCTTGGCTTTGTTCAG AAAAAAGTGGCCATGGTTATGAAGAAGGCTGGTGCAAAGGGACAAATTATGATGATACTGTTCTTGATAGTTCTTTTTATTGTTCTTTTTGTTCTGGTTTTCTTTACCTAG
- the LOC103718579 gene encoding syntaxin-61-like isoform X2: protein MMTSAQDPFYIVKDEIQESIDKLHDSFRQWEETPYNSGEHLHLTKQLLANCESIKWQVDELDKAIAVAASDPAWYGLDEVELDKRRRWTNIARIQVGTVRKALEDGRKKSNSINLGSGGMHRELMRLPNVGFSQAGRSNNYAAEDNDDFISAESDRQMLLIKQQDEELDDLSVSVQRIGDVGLTINEELIGQERILDDMSVDMETTSNRLGFVQKKVAMVMKKAGAKGQIMMILFLIVLFIVLFVLVFFT, encoded by the exons ATGATGACTTCTGCTCAAGATCCATTTTATATTGTTAAAGATGAAATTCAGGAATCT ATTGATAAGCTGCACGATAGTTTCCGCCAATGGGAAGAGACCCCTTATAACAGTGGAGAGCATCTTCATCTAACTAAACAGCTACTTGCCAACTGCGAAAGCATTAAATGGCAG GTAGATGAACTGGATAAGGCAATTGCAGTTGCTGCAAGTGATCCAGCTTGGTATGGCCTCGATGAAGTTGAGCTTGACAAAAGGAGGAGATGGACAAATATTGCTCGTATTCAG GTGGGTACTGTGAGAAAAGCTCTAGAAGATGGAAGGAAGAAAAGCAACTCAATCAACTTGGGTTCCGGTGGGATGCATAGGGAGCTTATGAGGCTTCCAAATGTTGGTTTTTCTCAAGCAGGAAGATCAAACAACTATGCTGCTGAAGACAATGAtgattttatatctgcagaatCAGATCGACAGATGCTCCTTATTAA GCAACAAGATGAGGAGCTAGATGATCTAAGTGTAAGTGTTCAGAGAATTGGAGATGTAGGGCTTACTATAAATGAAGAGCTTATTGGACAG GAGAGGATTTTGGATGATATGAGTGTGGACATGGAAACTACTTCAAATCGGCTTGGCTTTGTTCAG AAAAAAGTGGCCATGGTTATGAAGAAGGCTGGTGCAAAGGGACAAATTATGATGATACTGTTCTTGATAGTTCTTTTTATTGTTCTTTTTGTTCTGGTTTTCTTTACCTAG
- the LOC103718579 gene encoding syntaxin-61-like isoform X3 → MMTSAQDPFYIVKDEIQESQIDKLHDSFRQWEETPYNSGEHLHLTKQLLANCESIKWQVDELDKAIAVAASDPAWYGLDEVELDKRRRWTNIARIQVGTVRKALEDGRKKSNSINLGSGGMHRELMRLPNVGFSQAGRSNNYAAEDNDDFISAESDRQMLLIKQQDEELDDLSVSVQRIGDVGLTINEELIGQERILDDMSVDMETTSNRLGFVQYRLSFLHLLMWKFV, encoded by the exons ATGATGACTTCTGCTCAAGATCCATTTTATATTGTTAAAGATGAAATTCAGGAATCT CAGATTGATAAGCTGCACGATAGTTTCCGCCAATGGGAAGAGACCCCTTATAACAGTGGAGAGCATCTTCATCTAACTAAACAGCTACTTGCCAACTGCGAAAGCATTAAATGGCAG GTAGATGAACTGGATAAGGCAATTGCAGTTGCTGCAAGTGATCCAGCTTGGTATGGCCTCGATGAAGTTGAGCTTGACAAAAGGAGGAGATGGACAAATATTGCTCGTATTCAG GTGGGTACTGTGAGAAAAGCTCTAGAAGATGGAAGGAAGAAAAGCAACTCAATCAACTTGGGTTCCGGTGGGATGCATAGGGAGCTTATGAGGCTTCCAAATGTTGGTTTTTCTCAAGCAGGAAGATCAAACAACTATGCTGCTGAAGACAATGAtgattttatatctgcagaatCAGATCGACAGATGCTCCTTATTAA GCAACAAGATGAGGAGCTAGATGATCTAAGTGTAAGTGTTCAGAGAATTGGAGATGTAGGGCTTACTATAAATGAAGAGCTTATTGGACAG GAGAGGATTTTGGATGATATGAGTGTGGACATGGAAACTACTTCAAATCGGCTTGGCTTTGTTCAG TACCGATTATCTTTCCTTCATCTTCTTATGTGGAAGTTTGTATAA